Proteins from a genomic interval of Paenibacillus sp. FSL H8-0048:
- a CDS encoding AraC family transcriptional regulator: protein MKRLSFLSKLTMFAFAISILPVLFIGSFSYFTSSSEIQKNVNESKKELILQITSNVEHKLNTVNQTLNQVVNSSVLKKAMNNPLNENDFILYNDIRNEIRNMQSFDTRLEDVILLNQRQNWMIKNSGLYRLNEYRNYEQLTNLLNVEGSSSWVLNPSSLFYSEESINVTGCKYSISLIKKLPTTKLQKYGLALANIPACSLQDFINPDMQPLDSIMVLDKSGRILLHPDRKLIGEPATAAGFTGFEQIATAAEPSGQFKTKLNEADYSITYMRSQLNGWIYLSATSIKSLTRESGKIGTYTVFVCTFMLLLSVLLAWLGSRRMYTPIERLLTQIGLRRPGLRAGRTDEFQLIGEQVHSLFQSKSQLEKEVSQHLGQVRTFFLIQAFGGNLRRRELMEELEQYGYGKQVEEWKTMAVITLSIDFSEENSYEKKDLNLLLFAAHNMTQELVSAQHRLTPVMMGHALTVVIGSEDESTEAFHRMLYALTEKLQQEINEVLKLQVSIGLSLPFHSFDKMSIAYRESLEALKHRITLGKGIIIQYENINSGKHYLNLNYPTHTENDLMDAIKLADSDKAKELLHKLFKCIFALGLSPQEYQIPLTRLLNNTLIMMQESGITLNQIYHAGGSLFEELTDLHIVAEIEDWFWTIVIQPVIVIFHSRQNAQYHNISEKLIDIVQHEYDQDLTLEECASRLHYNANYISSVFRKETQYYFSDYLTMYRFKMAKKWLEETDMPVKDIASRLRYNNSQNFIRSFRKQEGMTPGQYRDSFHTKLRAVPGDE from the coding sequence TTGAAACGTCTTAGCTTTCTCAGTAAATTAACTATGTTCGCGTTCGCCATCAGCATCCTGCCGGTGCTGTTCATTGGTTCGTTCTCCTACTTCACATCCTCCAGCGAAATTCAAAAAAATGTTAACGAAAGCAAAAAGGAACTCATTTTACAAATCACCTCAAATGTAGAACATAAGCTGAATACTGTCAACCAGACCTTGAACCAGGTCGTGAACTCTTCGGTGCTGAAGAAAGCGATGAACAACCCTCTAAATGAAAACGATTTCATTTTATATAACGACATCCGCAATGAGATCCGTAATATGCAGTCCTTCGATACGCGGCTGGAGGATGTCATCCTGCTCAATCAGCGACAGAACTGGATGATCAAGAATTCCGGGCTCTACCGGTTAAATGAATACCGCAATTACGAGCAGCTCACGAATCTGCTGAATGTAGAAGGCAGCTCCTCCTGGGTGCTGAACCCCTCCTCCCTGTTCTACAGTGAAGAGAGCATTAACGTGACCGGCTGCAAGTACAGCATCAGTCTGATTAAGAAGCTGCCGACGACCAAGCTGCAGAAATACGGACTGGCTCTGGCCAATATTCCGGCCTGCAGTCTTCAGGACTTCATTAATCCTGATATGCAGCCGCTGGACAGTATTATGGTGCTGGATAAAAGCGGGCGGATTCTGCTGCATCCGGACCGCAAGCTGATCGGAGAGCCTGCCACAGCGGCCGGATTCACAGGCTTCGAGCAGATCGCCACTGCCGCCGAGCCGTCGGGACAGTTCAAGACCAAGCTTAATGAAGCCGATTACTCGATCACCTATATGCGTTCCCAGCTGAACGGCTGGATCTATCTGTCGGCCACCTCCATCAAGAGTCTGACCCGCGAATCCGGCAAAATCGGCACCTACACGGTATTCGTCTGCACGTTCATGCTGCTGTTGTCTGTGCTGCTGGCGTGGCTGGGCTCCAGGCGCATGTATACACCTATTGAACGGCTGCTCACACAGATTGGACTGCGCCGTCCCGGACTGCGGGCAGGGCGTACGGATGAATTCCAGCTCATCGGCGAGCAGGTGCATTCCCTGTTCCAATCGAAGTCACAGCTGGAGAAGGAGGTCAGCCAGCATCTCGGACAGGTGCGGACCTTTTTTCTGATTCAGGCGTTCGGAGGCAATCTGAGAAGACGCGAGCTGATGGAGGAGCTGGAGCAATACGGTTACGGCAAACAAGTCGAGGAATGGAAGACGATGGCTGTCATTACGCTGAGCATCGACTTCTCCGAAGAGAACAGCTATGAGAAAAAGGATCTCAATCTGCTGTTATTCGCAGCGCATAATATGACTCAGGAGCTGGTCTCTGCGCAGCACAGGCTAACCCCTGTGATGATGGGCCATGCCCTGACTGTCGTCATCGGCAGTGAGGATGAGAGTACAGAAGCTTTTCACCGGATGCTCTATGCGCTTACGGAGAAGCTCCAGCAGGAGATTAACGAGGTCCTGAAGCTGCAGGTCAGCATTGGGCTGAGCCTGCCGTTTCATTCGTTTGACAAAATGTCCATTGCCTACCGGGAGAGCCTGGAAGCACTAAAGCACCGGATTACTCTGGGCAAAGGCATCATTATCCAGTACGAGAATATTAACTCCGGCAAGCATTATCTTAATCTGAACTATCCGACCCATACGGAAAATGACCTGATGGATGCCATCAAGCTGGCGGACAGCGATAAGGCGAAAGAGCTGCTGCATAAGCTGTTCAAGTGTATTTTTGCGCTGGGACTGTCGCCGCAGGAATATCAGATTCCGCTGACCCGGCTGCTGAACAATACGCTCATTATGATGCAGGAATCGGGAATTACGCTGAATCAGATCTACCACGCGGGCGGTTCCCTGTTCGAGGAGCTGACCGATCTGCATATCGTGGCCGAGATTGAAGACTGGTTCTGGACCATCGTGATCCAGCCGGTTATCGTCATCTTCCACAGCAGGCAGAACGCCCAGTATCATAATATCTCCGAGAAGCTGATCGATATCGTCCAGCATGAGTACGACCAGGATCTGACGCTGGAGGAGTGCGCTTCGCGGCTGCATTATAATGCCAACTACATCAGCAGTGTGTTCCGCAAGGAAACGCAGTATTATTTCAGTGATTACCTGACTATGTACCGGTTCAAAATGGCCAAAAAATGGCTGGAGGAGACCGATATGCCCGTGAAGGATATCGCCTCCCGCCTGAGATACAACAATTCACAGAATTTCATCCGTTCCTTCCGCAAGCAGGAGGGGATGACCCCCGGCCAGTACCGGGACAGCTTCCACACGAAGCTTAGAGCGGTCCCGGGCGATGAGTAG
- a CDS encoding DUF2798 domain-containing protein, with product MGSNKKEALIFTSMMCFCMVVFMSFYNVIIANGFNSRLFMDVAAGLLPALAVALFCDIVVVGRIAKGLAFKIVKPSAPQIRKVLTISCFMVCGMVILMSLYGTLAHFGFGGNFFRHYFSILGLNFICALPLQLLVAGPLIRFLFSRMFPVRTAAPGI from the coding sequence ATGGGCAGTAACAAAAAAGAAGCTTTAATTTTCACCAGTATGATGTGTTTTTGCATGGTTGTCTTTATGTCTTTTTACAATGTGATTATAGCGAACGGATTCAACAGCAGACTGTTTATGGATGTGGCTGCGGGCTTGCTCCCGGCACTTGCCGTTGCCCTGTTCTGCGATATTGTGGTGGTAGGCAGAATTGCCAAAGGGCTGGCCTTCAAAATAGTGAAGCCGTCCGCACCCCAGATCCGCAAAGTACTGACGATCTCGTGCTTCATGGTCTGCGGCATGGTCATCCTCATGTCTCTATACGGCACACTAGCACACTTCGGATTCGGGGGCAACTTCTTCCGGCATTACTTCTCCATCCTGGGGCTTAATTTCATCTGCGCCCTGCCGCTCCAGCTGCTGGTGGCCGGTCCGCTGATCCGCTTCCTGTTCAGCCGGATGTTTCCGGTCCGTACAGCAGCACCGGGCATCTAA
- a CDS encoding VOC family protein gives MKIDHLVVNVDASVQEDKQVIRQIEAMGLPYKPKWGKGTRGFKVSNLWIGREYFELVRIKTRDGGGWISEWTTRYLKGHRGLVGFALEVDDIDATYQRLKALNIEITAPEPLRFRWFFNLLTRTMPWRNSYLPAFKGVPFQFFLQQMNDEKSRHFMEQYMVPNSRENDIVGIAEVTVEGTLTLEDLEIIHALFPDCEQQGDTLNIHLGSQVIRFRESGTSTYGVEVLLDCNRAEHAGKTMRVGDLQIRNSE, from the coding sequence TTGAAAATTGATCACCTTGTTGTTAATGTGGATGCATCTGTGCAGGAGGATAAACAGGTTATCAGGCAGATCGAGGCCATGGGACTGCCGTATAAGCCCAAATGGGGGAAGGGAACAAGAGGCTTCAAGGTATCCAATCTGTGGATCGGCCGGGAATACTTCGAGCTTGTCCGAATCAAAACCAGAGACGGCGGCGGATGGATCAGCGAGTGGACTACCCGTTATCTGAAAGGTCACCGGGGGCTAGTCGGCTTCGCTCTGGAAGTAGACGATATTGATGCGACATATCAGAGGCTGAAGGCGCTGAATATCGAGATCACCGCGCCGGAGCCGCTGCGATTCCGCTGGTTTTTTAATCTTTTGACCCGGACGATGCCTTGGCGTAACAGCTATCTTCCTGCCTTCAAGGGAGTGCCGTTTCAGTTCTTCCTGCAGCAGATGAACGATGAGAAATCAAGGCATTTCATGGAGCAGTACATGGTACCGAATAGCAGAGAGAATGATATCGTGGGGATTGCCGAGGTGACGGTTGAGGGGACCTTAACGCTGGAGGACTTGGAGATCATTCATGCCCTGTTCCCTGATTGCGAGCAGCAGGGAGATACTCTGAACATTCATTTGGGTTCACAGGTGATACGGTTCCGGGAATCGGGTACAAGTACATACGGAGTAGAAGTGCTCCTGGACTGCAATCGTGCAGAGCACGCCGGCAAGACAATGAGGGTTGGCGATTTGCAGATCCGCAATTCAGAGTGA
- a CDS encoding APC family permease, giving the protein MMSSVKRFLIGRPLKSNQLGEQKLNKTKALAILSSDALSSVAYGPEQILLVLITVSTAAFWYSIPIAGGVLVLLLALILSYRQIIFAYPQGGGAYVVSKENLGKYPGLIAGGSLLVDYILTVAVSVSAGTDAITSAFPSLHPYNVLIAIIFVLLITTLNLRGVTESASFLAYPVYLFVLAMFIMIGLGLFNVLTGRVPAELHTSLGTPVAGISLFLLLRAFSSGSSALTGVEAISNAIPNFKAPAPNNAAKTLAAMGILLALLFSGIVFLAYYYGIAPREQVTVVSDIAEHVFGRSFMYYVVQGTTALILVLAANTGYSAFPLLAVNLAKDKFIPRMFTVRGDRLGYSNGILSLGILSIILIIAFEGRTEHLIPLYAVGVFIPFTLSQTGMIVKWLCHKPEGWLPKLIINAIGALISFVVTMMFFLTKFTQVWPVLVFLPLIILFFYRIYKHYESVADQLRIATCGEPPLAIEGNIIILPVAGITHVVENSLRYAKSLGAEQIIAVHIPFEREDDAIFEEKWKKFHPEVRLVTLYSPYRSIIHPLSKFIDTVQRKASESNYQVTVIVPQFIPKKGWHNILHNQSSLLIRAHLLYRRNVIITTVPYHLKK; this is encoded by the coding sequence ATGATGTCTTCGGTAAAAAGGTTCCTGATCGGACGGCCGCTAAAGTCCAATCAGCTGGGAGAACAGAAGCTTAACAAAACCAAGGCCCTGGCCATCCTGTCCTCGGATGCCTTGTCCTCTGTGGCTTATGGTCCGGAGCAGATCCTGCTGGTGCTGATCACGGTAAGTACAGCCGCATTCTGGTACTCCATTCCGATTGCAGGCGGGGTACTGGTGCTGCTGCTGGCCCTGATACTCTCCTATAGGCAGATCATCTTCGCCTATCCCCAGGGCGGCGGGGCTTATGTCGTATCCAAAGAGAATCTGGGCAAATATCCGGGTCTGATTGCCGGGGGCTCCTTGCTCGTCGATTATATACTAACCGTAGCGGTCAGTGTCTCTGCGGGAACGGATGCAATCACTTCAGCATTTCCGAGCCTGCATCCTTACAATGTGCTTATTGCCATCATCTTCGTATTGCTGATCACGACACTTAATCTGCGCGGGGTCACCGAGTCGGCATCCTTCCTTGCGTATCCGGTCTATCTGTTCGTCCTGGCGATGTTCATTATGATCGGGCTGGGCCTGTTCAACGTGCTGACCGGAAGAGTACCGGCGGAGCTTCATACCTCACTCGGAACGCCGGTGGCCGGAATCAGCCTGTTCCTGCTGCTGCGGGCGTTCTCCTCGGGCAGCTCGGCGCTGACGGGGGTCGAGGCCATATCGAATGCGATCCCCAATTTCAAGGCGCCGGCACCGAATAATGCAGCCAAAACGTTGGCGGCGATGGGGATTCTGCTCGCGCTGTTATTCTCAGGCATCGTCTTCCTGGCCTATTATTACGGCATTGCTCCGCGCGAACAGGTCACGGTGGTGTCCGATATTGCCGAGCATGTCTTTGGCCGCAGCTTCATGTATTATGTCGTGCAGGGAACGACAGCCTTAATTCTGGTATTGGCGGCGAACACCGGATATTCCGCGTTTCCGCTGCTGGCTGTGAATCTGGCGAAGGATAAATTCATTCCCCGGATGTTCACCGTGCGCGGCGACCGGCTGGGGTATTCGAACGGAATTCTCAGCCTGGGCATCTTGTCGATTATTCTGATCATTGCCTTTGAGGGGCGGACCGAGCATCTCATTCCGCTCTATGCCGTCGGGGTCTTCATCCCGTTCACTCTGTCGCAGACGGGCATGATCGTCAAATGGCTATGCCACAAGCCGGAGGGCTGGCTGCCTAAGCTGATCATTAATGCGATTGGGGCGCTGATCAGCTTCGTTGTTACCATGATGTTCTTCCTGACCAAATTCACGCAGGTCTGGCCGGTGCTGGTCTTCCTGCCGCTGATTATCCTGTTCTTCTACCGTATCTACAAGCATTATGAATCGGTTGCGGATCAATTGCGGATCGCCACCTGCGGTGAGCCCCCGCTGGCGATTGAGGGGAATATCATCATTCTGCCGGTGGCTGGTATCACCCATGTGGTGGAGAATTCTCTGCGGTATGCCAAGTCGCTGGGGGCAGAGCAGATCATCGCCGTCCACATCCCGTTCGAGCGGGAGGATGACGCTATATTCGAAGAGAAGTGGAAAAAATTCCATCCGGAGGTGCGGCTGGTGACGCTGTATTCGCCTTACCGCAGTATCATTCATCCATTATCCAAGTTCATCGATACGGTTCAGCGCAAGGCAAGCGAGTCCAATTATCAGGTGACTGTCATCGTCCCTCAATTCATACCGAAGAAGGGCTGGCATAACATTCTGCATAACCAGTCCAGTCTGCTGATCCGCGCACATCTGCTGTACCGGCGCAATGTCATTATTACTACCGTCCCTTATCATTTGAAAAAATAA
- a CDS encoding extracellular solute-binding protein, which yields MFNRLTGRKNTLAGCFILFLSFMMLSACSGGESERSDSAGAPAPISILAPLHFPQTPSAELIAEIEKLTGSQLDITWVPEGVYTDKMNTALTTGSLGKVTFVKFTDYNPVKNMIRSGAFWEIGPYLAEFPNLSQLNAAILKQTSVDGGIYGLYTERPASRQGIIIRKDWLEKLHLSPPGTLEELYEVMKQFTMNDPDGNGKADTLGLVDRNDLVYGVFKTLSSYFGTPNNWKIEEGQFVPEFATPEYMNTMNFMRKLYKEHIINQDFALTSKEVQRDKFIQGTAGIFIGSMTDVQRLSIEAKAINPKAELTLINRIKGPDGYKVWSIPKYNGLYLFSRKAIATEQELKQVLGFFDRTMDEDVANLMAYGFEGRHYKLDGEGKVILPEETSQLRVYEVNPLNSLMIADVGNPHIKEVAQKEQLTALADQLSRDNEQFLVDDPTVSLTSPTYDEKNAELSAIIADATYNYILGNIDAAGFAGEVEKWKTSGGRLIIQEYGEAARGEE from the coding sequence ATGTTCAACCGGTTAACGGGCAGGAAGAATACTCTAGCAGGGTGCTTCATCCTGTTTTTATCGTTCATGATGTTAAGCGCTTGCAGCGGGGGGGAGTCTGAGCGTTCCGATTCAGCGGGTGCCCCGGCGCCGATCTCGATTCTGGCACCGCTGCATTTTCCGCAGACGCCTTCGGCGGAGCTGATCGCCGAGATTGAGAAACTGACCGGGTCTCAGCTCGATATCACCTGGGTGCCGGAGGGCGTCTACACAGACAAAATGAATACCGCACTGACCACCGGCTCCCTCGGCAAAGTGACGTTCGTGAAATTCACCGATTATAATCCGGTTAAGAATATGATCCGCTCCGGCGCTTTTTGGGAGATTGGTCCCTATCTGGCGGAATTTCCGAATCTCAGTCAGCTCAATGCGGCGATTCTTAAGCAGACTTCGGTGGACGGGGGGATCTATGGCCTTTATACAGAAAGACCAGCCTCCCGGCAGGGTATTATTATCCGCAAGGACTGGCTGGAGAAGCTGCACCTCAGTCCGCCCGGAACGCTGGAGGAGCTGTATGAGGTGATGAAGCAGTTCACTATGAATGACCCGGACGGCAACGGCAAGGCAGACACCCTCGGACTGGTGGACCGCAACGATCTGGTGTACGGGGTATTCAAGACGTTAAGCTCCTATTTCGGCACGCCAAATAACTGGAAAATTGAAGAGGGACAGTTCGTCCCGGAATTCGCCACGCCTGAATATATGAACACGATGAACTTCATGCGTAAATTGTACAAGGAGCATATCATTAACCAGGATTTTGCCCTGACCAGCAAAGAGGTACAGCGCGACAAGTTCATCCAGGGAACAGCGGGGATTTTCATCGGGAGCATGACGGATGTGCAGCGGCTATCCATTGAGGCCAAGGCGATCAACCCCAAGGCGGAGCTGACGTTAATTAACCGGATTAAGGGTCCGGACGGATATAAGGTATGGTCCATACCCAAGTACAATGGCTTGTACCTCTTTTCACGTAAAGCCATTGCTACCGAGCAGGAGCTGAAGCAGGTGCTCGGATTCTTCGACCGCACGATGGATGAGGATGTAGCCAACTTGATGGCTTACGGCTTCGAGGGCCGTCACTATAAGCTGGACGGGGAGGGGAAAGTGATCCTTCCCGAAGAGACATCCCAGCTGCGGGTGTATGAGGTCAATCCGCTCAATTCTCTGATGATCGCCGATGTGGGCAATCCGCATATTAAGGAGGTCGCACAAAAGGAGCAGCTCACCGCCCTGGCCGACCAGCTCAGCCGGGATAACGAGCAGTTTCTCGTCGATGACCCCACGGTGTCGCTAACCTCGCCGACCTATGATGAGAAGAACGCCGAGCTCTCCGCCATCATCGCAGATGCCACGTACAACTATATTCTCGGCAACATCGACGCCGCCGGCTTCGCCGGTGAGGTCGAGAAATGGAAGACCAGCGGCGGAAGGCTGATTATTCAGGAGTATGGGGAGGCGGCGAGGGGGGAGGAGTGA
- a CDS encoding MarR family winged helix-turn-helix transcriptional regulator, which translates to MNEYISGLNLVDMISEKHKVLRDKVNQMSGEPLNKTETHILAMLEQHGILSISEISRLISISRQGTQKTINHLLAEGYVNTAVKEGNSRDKPIVLTAKGTAACRSMLEIKQKIEAEITARIGREQAELLRTLLIQDWL; encoded by the coding sequence ATGAATGAATACATAAGCGGATTGAATCTGGTCGATATGATTAGCGAAAAGCATAAGGTGCTGCGGGACAAGGTGAACCAGATGAGCGGCGAGCCGCTGAATAAGACGGAGACGCATATTCTGGCGATGCTGGAGCAACACGGCATTCTATCCATTTCAGAGATCAGCAGACTGATCAGCATTTCCCGCCAGGGGACACAGAAGACGATCAACCATCTGCTGGCCGAAGGTTATGTAAATACAGCTGTTAAGGAAGGGAACAGCCGGGACAAGCCTATCGTGCTCACTGCGAAGGGGACAGCGGCTTGCCGGAGTATGCTGGAGATCAAGCAGAAGATTGAGGCCGAAATCACGGCCCGGATCGGCAGGGAGCAGGCGGAGCTGCTGCGGACGCTGCTTATACAGGACTGGCTCTGA
- a CDS encoding GBS Bsp-like repeat-containing protein, with translation MGELKLLRKIYTCFSLCFLSIVQSEYVMAADEAVSEYILVDSGEAIQKQQINIYNKGRLETEILPNNSLVSYSYDSNGNVLKKYTTHSTEPYTISSSAASYDIYLKGVPENLEQVIFPSWTELYGQDDIEWINGEKIAPGVWKATIVLSRHGGLTGIYNTHIYADGTLLKMLTVQVQNTAKVTSPKTTSLADGSYEISVEGVARNISEVRFPTWTENKGQDDLENPWILGEKLNDTTWKIRVPFSKHNFETGNYFTDIYFYDKYNNSSGLNGPTVIVQGGTGGSSETDITGVSYDVYIYGLDPQTQKVQFPTWTANKDQDDLEWIEGVKVANGVWKGTVIYSNHNSELGRYITHVYADGKYSGAWEFNVVDTIKYTYSNIAYLSSGFYDITVNGIPSNVATVRFPTWTEKNGHDDIEEPWIEGERLSSTSWRIRIPYYKHNNEIGAYSTHVYSYDAYGNSRIIGMLSVDVRN, from the coding sequence TTGGGGGAATTAAAATTATTAAGAAAAATTTATACTTGTTTTTCACTCTGTTTCTTATCAATCGTTCAGAGCGAATATGTTATGGCTGCTGATGAAGCAGTGTCTGAATATATCTTGGTTGATAGTGGAGAAGCGATTCAGAAGCAACAAATAAATATTTACAATAAAGGAAGATTGGAAACAGAGATTCTTCCGAATAATTCTCTTGTTTCATATAGCTATGATAGTAATGGGAACGTTTTAAAGAAATATACTACACATTCAACTGAACCCTATACTATTAGCAGTTCTGCGGCCTCTTATGATATCTATTTAAAGGGAGTCCCGGAAAACCTAGAACAAGTAATCTTTCCTTCCTGGACTGAATTATACGGACAGGACGATATCGAATGGATTAATGGAGAGAAGATTGCGCCGGGAGTCTGGAAAGCTACAATAGTACTCTCCAGACACGGGGGATTAACCGGGATTTACAATACCCATATTTATGCTGACGGAACATTGTTGAAAATGTTAACTGTACAAGTCCAAAATACGGCAAAAGTTACTTCTCCCAAGACTACATCATTAGCAGATGGAAGTTACGAAATTAGTGTAGAAGGAGTAGCAAGAAACATCAGCGAAGTCAGATTCCCTACCTGGACTGAAAATAAGGGGCAAGATGACTTAGAGAATCCATGGATTTTAGGCGAAAAGTTAAATGATACTACCTGGAAAATACGTGTACCATTCAGCAAGCATAACTTTGAAACAGGAAATTACTTCACTGATATTTATTTTTATGATAAGTATAACAATTCAAGTGGTTTAAATGGTCCAACTGTTATTGTTCAAGGTGGAACAGGAGGATCCAGTGAGACCGATATTACAGGAGTTTCCTATGATGTATACATATATGGCCTAGATCCCCAAACACAGAAAGTTCAATTTCCGACATGGACTGCAAATAAAGATCAGGATGATCTTGAATGGATTGAAGGGGTTAAAGTAGCTAATGGTGTTTGGAAAGGAACCGTTATTTACTCCAATCATAACTCAGAGCTCGGCAGATATATAACCCATGTTTATGCAGACGGAAAGTATAGTGGAGCTTGGGAGTTTAATGTAGTCGATACAATTAAATATACGTATTCAAACATAGCGTATCTTAGCAGCGGTTTTTATGATATCACCGTTAATGGGATTCCTTCCAATGTAGCAACAGTACGTTTTCCAACCTGGACTGAAAAAAATGGCCATGACGATATTGAAGAACCATGGATAGAGGGAGAACGTTTAAGCAGTACAAGCTGGAGAATTCGAATTCCTTATTACAAACATAACAATGAAATAGGTGCCTATTCTACCCATGTTTATTCCTATGACGCATATGGTAATAGCCGAATTATTGGAATGCTGTCGGTTGATGTAAGGAATTAA